CTTCTCCTACTGCTCCCCCAactgccaccaccacccctccccaccccccaccggagactgaagaaagagagaagctgCCTGAAGACTTAGAATGCGTCTGGTAGAAGCCTCGTTGTGGGCTCCTGGGCAAGGTCAAAGGTGGTGAGAGAGTCCACCACTGCCTTTCACACCTTGGTTTCTTGTTTGCGAGCAtctgcacacacagacacaccacatGCCCGAAACAGTAAAAGCAGAGTGTTTCTTGATTTCCAGATGCCAAGACCCGCTGTCTCTGCTTCTTTGTAGGATTTCTTGTTGGCTGTGGAGGATGCAGAGAACCAGTTTGCTGGCTCACGGCCTGTGAGTGCTGGGTGCCTGAGACCTGTCTCTTCCCGGCCACAGGAGGCCCAGCGACTGCCATGCCCCACTGCTCCTTCAGAGGCTGCGGGCCTGCCAGCCCTGGGACTCCGCCTTTCTAGCTCCAGCATGCCCAGGGCTGGTGGAGGTCCACCTTCCACAGGAACAGCTCCCCTAAGGCCTGTCTCAGTGTCCAGCAGCTGGACTGGCAGTCAGGGAAGAGTGACACTGACAGAAGTGCTCAGTGAGACCCCAGTAAGACCCCAGTCCTCagtctcccacccccagctcacctTCAAGAGCAAACAGCAGGTGATTGGTGGCTTTGAGGGGCCTGAACAAGATGAATTTGATAAGGTCCTGGCAAGCATGGAGCTGGAGGGCCCCGGCCTGGACCTGGAACTTGGAGTTAGCGATGAGGCCACAGGAATCCTGCCCACCTGGCGGCGGGAGGACTCAACGTTGGCTAAAAAGGCCCGGGCAGCTGATCTGAGCAGACCTTGCCAAAAGGGGCCCATGCCTGCAACCCACATAATTGGTATCCCGTCAGCCCGGGACGTGCCCCCGGATCCTGTTGTCCACTGTGGGACTCCACAGTCCCACTTGAGGCCGGGGGCCACGGGTAACCTTCCTGTCCCAACTGCCTCAATGGTTCACGGTCAGCAACCCCGTTGGGAAGTCTCTCCCGATGGTCCCCCTCCTCAAGCACCCCAGCCTCTCCAAGCTGCTGGCAGGCTCCTTCAGAGCAACCCTCAAAATCATTTCCCTGGTCAGCCATTCCAGTCTCCAACTGCCTGCTTAACTGGCAAACCTCATTTTCTTACACCACGAACTCCCAACTCAAGCTGTGCTACTCCCTCAAGGACTATCTCTGGATTATTTCCTCGGGGGCCCTTCCAGCCCCGAGCTCCAGCATCTTCTGTCGAGTCTCCTGTCAGCACCCTGAAGGGCCCCCGTTCTTCCCCGGTCCCTCAAGCCGCTCTGCAGACACCCATCGTCACGAACCACCTGGTGCGGCTGGTCACTGCTGCCAACCGGACACCCCAGCAGCCCACCTGCACCTCCACCCGCACCAAAATGCGCCGCTTCCCCGGCCCAGCAGGGCTCCTGCCTCACCAGGTGAGTGACAGCTTCTCTCTGGCCAGAGCTGGAGCTCCCCaggctgctgggggcccaggagaACAGCAGAGTCCCAGAGGATCTTCACGCCCcccaggaaggggaggaaggaagtgcAGAGAGGGAGCGTTTCCAAAGCTGTGGAGAAAGTCAGAAGAAGTGGGAAGAACTGAATGCTTGAAAACCCACATGTGAGACAGATGCTTAAGGCTTGAGAGTGTCACAATTTCCATAAGTTTGTTGAACATCTACTGTTTCCTAGCACCAGGGCAGGAAGATTCTTTCACTTATATTTGCTAAGGACTGGTATGTGTTGGGCACTTTGCTTGGACCTGAGAATACAGAGATTAACATAGAAATAATTCCCGTCCTAAGGAGCTTCCAGGAGAGTGGAAGAAGCAGACACAAACAAACGATTACACATAAAAGGCACAGGGAGAGTAGAGGTCATTCCCTGGGTGCTGGGGAGACGCTGGGCTCCTTGGGCTTGCTGCGTGGGCTCTGGAGGGATGAGTAGGAGGTTTACGGAGGTGTGTGTCGGAAGGCTGTGTCCTGGAGGACATTTCAGCAGTGGAAAGACGGGAGAGCGTGTGCAAAGGCACAGATGCTCTGGGAGATCCACAGAATCACTGGTAGCTGGTGTGTGGGGTCAACGTGGGGGAGTTGGGGTTGAGCTGCGTGTGTAGATTTCGGCAGCAGTGGAGAGACAGGGTCCATCAAACTACTCTTGGATCAGATCCCAGATAATTGGGACTCCAAGGATCTGGTCTGGTTGTGATAGGTTACCCCCTTTCCTCACATTTGAAGGGTGTTTGAAACGATTCCTACCTGTTAACTTGCTCTTCCCTGGCACTTTAAGAGAAATCCAAGGAGACCATGTACATTCCTCCTGGGATGGGTCTCTGTAGGGAAGGAAGAGGTCCCTGAGAAGGGGTTTGGGGAAAGCTGTCCTTTTACTCACCTCAGGCCTCTCTATGCAAGTCATCGCCCCCTTCAGGAAGCCCTGGGGTTTGTTCCTGGGCCAGCTCTAGCTTCCTCACACTCCCAAAACGATCCCCAAAGCATCTTTTTTTAGCTGCCAACGAGGCTCCTGAGACTTCGTTAGGAGAGATGTACTATGTGTTAACTGTCCCTGATAGTTTCCTGAACTCATTATGTAACCCAGACAAGAAGCTGTACTTGTAAATAACAGCTGCTGAGCTTGCTCTcgccttctcctcctctctccccttgtAGCACAGTGGGAAAAATCTGGACGACATCATGGTTTCCACGCCCCAGACTCCGACTCATGGTGCTCTGGCTAAATTCCGGACAGAGGTAACTAATTCCATGCAAATGTTAACTTCCTGCGGATCATTTAAGAGTGAGGGACACCCCTACATGTTTCAGTAGCTGAGAATCAGAGTCTGTGCTGCTCGGCCTGTTCGCTGGGGTCACACACCACAGGGCATGTGGGGAGGTGGCAATTTTCCTGGCATAAAGTGAAGCCTATCCTGATGCCATAGGGGTGTGAACTGATACCATGAGTCCAGCCTTCTTTCCCA
This DNA window, taken from Physeter macrocephalus isolate SW-GA unplaced genomic scaffold, ASM283717v5 random_1707, whole genome shotgun sequence, encodes the following:
- the HROB gene encoding homologous recombination OB-fold protein — encoded protein: MACSLQKLFAVEEEFEDEDFLLAVEDAENQFAGSRPVSAGCLRPVSSRPQEAQRLPCPTAPSEAAGLPALGLRLSSSSMPRAGGGPPSTGTAPLRPVSVSSSWTGSQGRVTLTEVLSETPVRPQSSVSHPQLTFKSKQQVIGGFEGPEQDEFDKVLASMELEGPGLDLELGVSDEATGILPTWRREDSTLAKKARAADLSRPCQKGPMPATHIIGIPSARDVPPDPVVHCGTPQSHLRPGATGNLPVPTASMVHGQQPRWEVSPDGPPPQAPQPLQAAGRLLQSNPQNHFPGQPFQSPTACLTGKPHFLTPRTPNSSCATPSRTISGLFPRGPFQPRAPASSVESPVSTLKGPRSSPVPQAALQTPIVTNHLVRLVTAANRTPQQPTCTSTRTKMRRFPGPAGLLPHQHSGKNLDDIMVSTPQTPTHGALAKFRTEIVTSSQASVEEDFGRGPWLTMKSALGLDERDPTCFLCTYSIIMVLRKAALKQLPRNKVPSMAVMIKSLTRSTVDASAVFKDPTGEMQGTVHRLLLETRQNELKPGSVLLLKQIGVFSPSLRNHYLNVTPNNLVHVYSPDSGDGNFLKPSQPFPKDPGSFHESHQHETEKPGKGLRIAQNPEAGASPEKELPESDDLDGLLSELPEDFFRGTSSWDSPKAGHPP